The nucleotide sequence CTCGCCGGCGTACCCGCCGCCCAGCGGCACGCTCCGGCCGAGCACCTTGGCTTCGCGGACCATTTCGCCGACGACGTCCTGCAGCCGGCCGAGCTTCGCGTAGGCGTCCGTGGCCAGCTCGGGCGCGACCGCGAAGCCGCGGACGTCGTAGGGCGGCTGGGTTCGCACCTCGCTCATAAGCGGTTACGCCTCTCCGTAGCCGGGCGACCTCGAACCGCAGCATACGACAGAGCGGGGTGTCAGCGGGAGCACCCAGAATCGGGTGAAGGGGCACCCGTTCGGGGTATCGTCGCTGCTTGCGCAGCGTCATCGGAAACCCTTCGCGGGGTTCCGCCCCCAGGTTCGCCCGGGTTTGACACACTGGGTGGAAGGCTGGTCGCTGCGCGCGGACAGCAGCGAGGGGGCCGTCGGGCCCGGCGGTGCGCACACTGCGCGCGGCCATGCGCCACCAGGAGGTCGAGTGACGTCGAGAATCCAGTCTGCCGCGCCCGGATCGGGCGAGCAGGCATCCGGGCGGCCGCCTTACCCGGCGGAGCCCTCGGGCAACGGCCGGGTCCCCGGTCACCCCGGCAGAGTGCCGCTGGACGAACTGCACGACACTGCACGCCGGATCGCCGCCAACGTGGAACGCGTGCTGGTCGGCAAGCCCGACGTCATCCGGATCGCGCTGGTCACCCTGCTCGCCGAAGGCCACCTCCTGGTCGAGGACGTGCCCGGCGTCGGGAAGACGTCGCTGGCCAAGGCGCTCGCCCGGTCGATCGACTGCACGGTCAGCCGCATCCAGTTCACCCCCGACTTGCTGCCGAGCGACGTCACCGGCGTCTCCATCTACAACCGCCAGTCCGGCGACTTCGACTTCCGCCCCGGCCCGGTGTTCGCGAACATCGTGGTGGGCGACGAGATCAACCGCGCCTCGCCGAAGACGCAGTCGGCGCTGCTCGAGTGCATGGAAGAGCACCAGGTCACCGTCGACACCACGACCTACCGGCTCGAAGAGCCGTTCATGGTGATCGCCACGCAGAACCCGATCGAGATGGAAGGCACGTACGCGCTGCCCGAAGCCCAGCGCGACCGGTTCACCGCGCGGGTCTCCATCGGCTACCCCGACCAGCAGGCCGAGCTGGCCATGGTCGACGAGCACGCCGGCCACAACCCCCTCGAAGACCTGCAGCCGGTGTCCGACGGAGAGACCGTGCACCGGCTGATCGAGACGGTCCGCGCCGTGCACATCGCGCCGGAGGTCCGCCGGTACGCCGTCGACGTCGTCGCGGCCACCCGGGGAGTCCCGGAGATCCGGCTCGGCGCGTCCCCGCGGGCCACGCTGCACCTCGTCCGGGCGGCGCGCGCGCAGGCCGCGCTGTCGGGCCGCGACTACGTCGTGCCGGACGACCTGCACACGGTGGCGGTCCCGGTCCTGGCCCACCGCCTGGTGCTGACCACCGAGGCCCACGCCGCCCGCCGGTCGGCGACCGACGTCGTGCGCGCGGTGCTGCACCGGGTGCCGGTGCCGCAGGGCACCCGGCCCTAGCCGGTGACATCTGGGGCTTCGCCACCCGAACCCCCGAAAATTGTCCTGCCGCCGAAGGGGAAGAGAACGGCATGCTGCGTGCCCTGTCCGGCCTGACCACCCGCGGCCGCTGCCTCCTGGCCGCGGGGATCGCCGCCGCGGTGTGCTCGTTCGTGCTCAACGAACGCGACCTGCTGCGGGTCGCGGTGTTCGTGGTGGCGCTCCCGCTGCTGGTCGCCGCGTTCATCTCGGCGACGCGGCTGCGCATCGGCGCCGCTCGCACGCTGCGTCCCCAGCGGGTCGCGGTCGGCGGCAACGGCGAGGTCCAGCTGGAACTGTGGCGCAGCGGACGGCTGCCCGCCGGCGAGATCCTCCTCGAAGACGGCGTGCCGTACGCGCTGGGTTCCCGGCCGCGGTTCGTCGTCGAACGGCTGCCGCACGACCGGCGCGTCGCCCTGCGCTACCCGCTGCAGCCGGTGCTGCGCGGGGTCCAGCAGGTCGGGCCGCTGCGCGCGACGATCACCGACCCGTTCGGGCTGTGCGAGTTCGAGCGCGAGCTGATCGGGCACTCGCGGCTGGTCGTCGTGCCCCGCGTGGTCCCGCTGTGGGGCCTGCCGAGCGGCGCGGGCATCGGCGTCGGCGACGACGGCACGGTCCGGCTGCACGCCGGGCAGGGCGAGGCCGACGTGATCGTCCGCCAGTACCGCCACGGCGACGACCTGCGGAAGGTGCACTGGCGCTCCACGGCCCGCCGCGACGAGATCATGGTCCGCGTCGAGGAACGCCCGTGGCGCGGCGGCACGACGGTGCTGCTCGACCACCGCGCGGCCGCGCACCACGGCGCCGGCCCGGCGGCGAGCCTGGAGTGGGCGGTGGCCTTCGCGGCGTCGGCGGCCCTGCACCTGCGCCGGTCCGGCCACCGCGTCCGGCTGGTCAGCGAGCACGGCGTCACCCTGGCGGACACCCCGGGCGACGGCGGCGACCACTACGACCACGTCGTGCTCGACGCGCTGGCGGCCCTGCAGCCGGCGCACCAGCGCGACATCACGCTGGCCGGCGACCCGGCCGGCGGCCAGGAGCTGATCGCGGTGCTCGGCACGGTGAGCACGGAGGCGGTGCACGAGCTGACCCAGTACCGCCCGCGCGGCATCAGGAGCCTGGCGGTCCTGCTGGACACGCCGACCTGGTCGGCGGGGGTTTCGGCGCCCGAGCAGAGGGCCGCGGCGACGGAGGACTCGGCGGCCCTGCTGCGCGCGGCCGGCTGGGGCGTGATCGTGGCGGGCCCCGGTTCGCCGATGCCCCAGGTGTGGGCCGAGCTGTGCCGCAGCGGAGCCCGCCGCGGCACGCTGATCGGCGGCCCGCGATGAGCACCGCCGCGCGTGTCTCGCGCCGAGCCGACTTGCGGTCCGCAGTGAGCCTCGCCGCACGCGAACCAGCGCACGCGCCGCGCCGAGCCGAGCTTCGATCCGCGCTGCGCCTCACCGCGTCGCCGACCACGACCCGCCGCATCGCACCGCGCCGCAGCGGTAGCTGCGGTGCGGTGCGGACCGCGCGGCCCGCGCCCGGCCACGGCCGCACCAGCCGCGGCGCGCGCATCGAGCCGCCCGCGCCGCCGAGCGCCGCCCCTTCGCCGAGCCGGCTCCCCCGGCCCGCGCCCCGCCGCACCACCTCGATCGGGGAGTCGCGATGAGCACCGCCGCACCGCCGCGGAAGTTCGATCGGCCCGCACCCCGGCCGGAGCGGCCGCTTTCCGCCTGGCGCAGCAGCGTTCTCGCGCCCGTCGCCGCCGGGGTGGCCACCCTCTGCGCCGCGACCTCGGTCACCAGCGTTGTCACCGGGCTGGCCTGGTTCGGGTACCTGTTCGTCGCCGTCCTGCTCATCGGGGCTTCCGGGCTGGCCCTCCGCTCGCTGCAGGTGCCGACCGTCCTCGTCGGCTTCGGCCAGCTGCTCGTCCTGCTCTTCCTCATCACCGGCGCCTTCACCACGCACGGCATCCTGCAGGTCATCCCCGGCCCGGAAGCGTTTTCCGAAATCGGCACCACGCTCTCGACCGCCGCCGAGCAGATCCGCGTCGGGTTGCCGCCGGTCGAGGGCAGCCAGCCGATCCTGTGCCTCGTCACCATCCTGATCGGCCTGGTCGCCGTTCTCGTCGACACCCTGACCGTCGCCGCCGCGGCGCCCGCGGCGACCGGGCTCGTGCTGCTCTGCGTCTACGCCGTGCCGGCCGCGCTGAGCGAGGAAATGCTGCCGTGGTGGACGTTCCTGCTCGGCGGGGCGGCGTTCGCCGGCCTGCTGGCCGTCGACGGCAACCACCGGCACCGGCGCTGGCGCACCCGGGAGGCCCCCGGGAGCAGCGGCAAGCCGGGCGTGCTGTCCGCGCCGGTCGCGGTCGTCTGCGCGGCGATCGTGCTCGGCCTGCTGGGCGGGGCGATCAGCTGGGTCGGCACGATCGGCCGGATGCCGTTCGGCGAGGGCGGCAACGGCCCCGGTGCGGGCTCCGGCGGTTTCGGCATCCAGCCGTTCACCGAGCTGCGCGGCATGCTCGACCAAGGGGCGAACCGCGAGCTGTTCAAGGTCCGCGGCCTCGGCACCGACCGGCGGCTGATGCGCGTGATGACGCTGGACACCTACTACCCCAACAAGGGCTGGGGCCTGCACGACGAAGGCCGTTCGCAGCAGGGCGTCCCGGTCGGGCCGCAGCTGCCGCCCGCCCCGGGCGACGACGGCACCGGCACCGCGCGCCGGATCGACGTCGAGCCGACCAGCTGGCGGGACAACTGGCTGCCGGTGTACGGCGCGCCGCGGGTGATCGACGGCGCGGCCAACGGCTACCTCTACGACCAGATCAGCGGCACGGTGTTCACCACCCGCAGCGAAACGCCGCCGGCGTACACCGAATACGCGTCGCTGAAGGAACCGACGGCCGCCGAGCTGCGCGTCACCTCGCGGGTCGACGACCTGCCGCCGCGCTACTCCCAGCTCGACCGGGTCGACGACCGCGTCCGCGCGAAGACCCAGCAGCTGATCGCCGGTGGGGCCAACGACTTCGACCGGGCTTCGGCGATCTGGCGCTACTTCACGGCGCAGAACGGGTTCGTCTACGACACGAAGACCGCGCCGGCGAACGACGCCGACGCGCTCGCCGACTTCATCCTCAACGGCAAGCGCGGCTTCTGCGAGCAGTTCGCGTCGGCGATGGCCGTGATGCTGCGGGTGGCGGGCATCCCGTCGCGCGTGGCGATCGGCTTCACGCCGGGTGTGCAGGTCAACGACTACCTGACGATCACCACCCAGGACGCGCACGCGTGGGTCGAGGCGTACTTCGGCGACAAGGGCTGGGTGACGTTCGACCCGACGCCGCTGTCCGACGGCCGCGGCATCACCCCGTCGTACCTGCAGGCCGGCCCGCAGAACGGCAACCAGCCGGACGACACCCAGGTGGCGCCGAGCACGGTCCAGTCGAGCGCGGCACCGACCGGCGTCCCGCGCGACCACGAGGCGAACGCCCCGGCGCAGACGGCCAAGGACGCTTCGGACGGCGACGGCTGGCTGTTCGACCTGGCCTTGGTGCTCGCCGCGCTGGGCGCGGGGACGCTGCTCGTCGCGGCGCTGCTGCGGCGGACGCTGGGCCGTGGGCGAGG is from Amycolatopsis mediterranei and encodes:
- a CDS encoding transglutaminaseTgpA domain-containing protein produces the protein MSTAAPPRKFDRPAPRPERPLSAWRSSVLAPVAAGVATLCAATSVTSVVTGLAWFGYLFVAVLLIGASGLALRSLQVPTVLVGFGQLLVLLFLITGAFTTHGILQVIPGPEAFSEIGTTLSTAAEQIRVGLPPVEGSQPILCLVTILIGLVAVLVDTLTVAAAAPAATGLVLLCVYAVPAALSEEMLPWWTFLLGGAAFAGLLAVDGNHRHRRWRTREAPGSSGKPGVLSAPVAVVCAAIVLGLLGGAISWVGTIGRMPFGEGGNGPGAGSGGFGIQPFTELRGMLDQGANRELFKVRGLGTDRRLMRVMTLDTYYPNKGWGLHDEGRSQQGVPVGPQLPPAPGDDGTGTARRIDVEPTSWRDNWLPVYGAPRVIDGAANGYLYDQISGTVFTTRSETPPAYTEYASLKEPTAAELRVTSRVDDLPPRYSQLDRVDDRVRAKTQQLIAGGANDFDRASAIWRYFTAQNGFVYDTKTAPANDADALADFILNGKRGFCEQFASAMAVMLRVAGIPSRVAIGFTPGVQVNDYLTITTQDAHAWVEAYFGDKGWVTFDPTPLSDGRGITPSYLQAGPQNGNQPDDTQVAPSTVQSSAAPTGVPRDHEANAPAQTAKDASDGDGWLFDLALVLAALGAGTLLVAALLRRTLGRGRGRPADGAPPPGPPDGDRSEGALLVRATAPVAAPSRLQALLGWLPLLAVGLWITALGLLAATVAWWLGVLVVVLQLAAAGPALLREVVRRRRLQRIVQHQPGAADAAWAELRAECADRGLPIPSSDTVRVAGQKLAAKHHLDDEGREDLRTVIGVLERSWYGEDDAAQPDLPPAFEGLRRSLRRNAPLSWKGRLFPRSVFRNRD
- a CDS encoding DUF58 domain-containing protein; translated protein: MLRALSGLTTRGRCLLAAGIAAAVCSFVLNERDLLRVAVFVVALPLLVAAFISATRLRIGAARTLRPQRVAVGGNGEVQLELWRSGRLPAGEILLEDGVPYALGSRPRFVVERLPHDRRVALRYPLQPVLRGVQQVGPLRATITDPFGLCEFERELIGHSRLVVVPRVVPLWGLPSGAGIGVGDDGTVRLHAGQGEADVIVRQYRHGDDLRKVHWRSTARRDEIMVRVEERPWRGGTTVLLDHRAAAHHGAGPAASLEWAVAFAASAALHLRRSGHRVRLVSEHGVTLADTPGDGGDHYDHVVLDALAALQPAHQRDITLAGDPAGGQELIAVLGTVSTEAVHELTQYRPRGIRSLAVLLDTPTWSAGVSAPEQRAAATEDSAALLRAAGWGVIVAGPGSPMPQVWAELCRSGARRGTLIGGPR
- a CDS encoding AAA family ATPase yields the protein MTSRIQSAAPGSGEQASGRPPYPAEPSGNGRVPGHPGRVPLDELHDTARRIAANVERVLVGKPDVIRIALVTLLAEGHLLVEDVPGVGKTSLAKALARSIDCTVSRIQFTPDLLPSDVTGVSIYNRQSGDFDFRPGPVFANIVVGDEINRASPKTQSALLECMEEHQVTVDTTTYRLEEPFMVIATQNPIEMEGTYALPEAQRDRFTARVSIGYPDQQAELAMVDEHAGHNPLEDLQPVSDGETVHRLIETVRAVHIAPEVRRYAVDVVAATRGVPEIRLGASPRATLHLVRAARAQAALSGRDYVVPDDLHTVAVPVLAHRLVLTTEAHAARRSATDVVRAVLHRVPVPQGTRP